One part of the Candidatus Zixiibacteriota bacterium genome encodes these proteins:
- the xseB gene encoding exodeoxyribonuclease VII small subunit, with translation MKKFKDYESAVGRLEEITNLLESGDSGLEQSLQLYIEGVEIAKLCDEKLNQVAKSVKIISEENGMLEKDFKRSADEDES, from the coding sequence GTGAAAAAATTCAAAGACTACGAGTCAGCAGTAGGGCGGCTTGAGGAGATTACCAATCTTCTCGAGTCCGGTGATTCCGGACTTGAGCAATCCCTTCAGCTTTATATCGAAGGGGTTGAAATAGCAAAACTCTGCGATGAAAAACTCAATCAGGTCGCGAAGTCAGTTAAAATTATCTCCGAGGAAAACGGCATGCTTGAAAAAGATTTCAAACGCAGTGCAGACGAGGATGAATCCTAA